The Devosia sp. A16 genome includes a window with the following:
- a CDS encoding GumC family protein: MSSDFERADDVRMDVGALFAALLSRALRIVLVTVLLLVATAVILLFVPKSYESSTSLLVEPRNNIYTRAAIEAPSSGSAVNTEALMSSQVELIKSRDLLLEVVDSQNLRSVPEFANAGFSPLGLLLRLIGRGPEPRSVDETVLGNLADRLTVIRERDSAVISIHVRSSDPELAARIANAIAAGHVKRRAAQSLADTADATVWLRQEIDKLRTEVKAAETAVANYKVDNDLYVGSNNVSVTDQQLSVVTTQIAEAQQRKNDAESRSKVIRGMIASGQSLDGVNDVRNSVVIQSLLQTKANLQADLAQKSTTLLSNHPTIKALKAQIGELTRQVAAEAARVADALDAEAKVEAGLEQRLRDDLSRAKLTAGDATKGSVTLDGLAREAKTQRDLLESYLAKYSDATSRTASNAALPDVRIVSEAAPSVEPAAPKIPLILGAVGFVALALQGGAVLMGELMSGRVLVERQRVADVEAADERYEAEAPPPFSGNDDIDDELEQAVESSLAPAPRPAAADELAQLSAAVSAHQLRTVLLASLDGGAEPLMVIDRLLEDALMAGLSAVVVDAGSGEPSAAPGLTDLAAEHADYGDVMQRAGDNLAEVPWGRLDALDRRSSRPLTMVEALADIYHVVIVDTGRVGLASNLPLFSGARASVVLVASSDSNPVAVGAARRDIAALGFEVGRVVSLPTARANVA, from the coding sequence GTGAGTTCCGATTTCGAGCGCGCCGACGATGTGCGGATGGACGTGGGGGCGCTCTTTGCCGCCCTGCTGTCGCGTGCCCTGCGCATTGTGCTCGTCACCGTGCTGCTGCTGGTCGCGACGGCGGTGATCCTGCTGTTCGTCCCCAAGAGCTACGAGTCGTCGACCAGTCTGCTGGTCGAGCCCCGCAACAACATCTACACCCGCGCCGCGATTGAGGCGCCGTCGAGCGGCAGTGCCGTCAACACCGAGGCGCTGATGTCCAGCCAGGTCGAGCTGATCAAATCGCGCGACCTGCTGCTCGAGGTGGTGGATTCGCAGAACCTTCGTTCGGTGCCCGAGTTCGCCAACGCCGGCTTCTCGCCGCTGGGCTTGCTGTTGCGCCTGATCGGTCGCGGGCCGGAGCCGCGCAGCGTCGACGAGACGGTGCTCGGCAACCTCGCCGACCGCCTGACGGTGATCCGTGAGCGCGATTCGGCAGTCATTTCGATCCATGTCCGCTCGAGCGATCCCGAACTGGCGGCGCGCATCGCCAACGCCATCGCCGCCGGCCACGTGAAGCGTCGCGCCGCCCAGTCGCTGGCCGACACCGCCGACGCCACCGTGTGGCTGCGGCAAGAGATCGACAAGCTCCGCACCGAGGTCAAGGCCGCCGAGACGGCCGTCGCCAACTACAAGGTCGACAACGATCTCTACGTCGGCAGCAACAACGTGTCGGTGACCGATCAGCAGCTCAGTGTCGTCACCACCCAGATCGCCGAGGCGCAGCAACGCAAGAACGACGCCGAATCGCGTTCGAAAGTGATCCGGGGCATGATCGCCTCGGGCCAGTCGCTCGACGGTGTCAACGACGTGCGCAACTCGGTGGTGATCCAGAGCCTGCTGCAGACCAAGGCGAACCTGCAGGCCGACCTGGCGCAGAAATCGACCACGCTGCTCTCCAACCACCCCACCATCAAGGCGCTGAAGGCGCAGATCGGCGAGCTGACCCGGCAGGTCGCCGCCGAGGCCGCGCGGGTCGCCGATGCGCTCGATGCCGAGGCCAAGGTCGAGGCCGGGCTCGAACAGCGACTGCGCGACGACCTGAGCCGCGCCAAGCTGACGGCAGGCGACGCCACCAAGGGCAGCGTAACCCTCGATGGCCTCGCCCGAGAGGCCAAGACGCAGCGCGATCTGCTCGAGAGCTACCTGGCCAAATATTCCGATGCGACGTCCCGCACGGCCTCGAACGCCGCGCTGCCGGATGTTCGCATTGTCAGCGAGGCAGCGCCCTCGGTCGAGCCGGCAGCGCCGAAGATCCCACTGATCCTCGGAGCGGTCGGCTTCGTGGCGTTGGCGCTGCAGGGGGGCGCCGTGCTGATGGGAGAACTGATGTCCGGTCGTGTGCTGGTCGAGCGGCAGCGCGTCGCCGATGTCGAGGCAGCGGACGAGCGCTACGAAGCTGAGGCGCCGCCGCCCTTTTCGGGCAATGACGACATCGACGACGAACTGGAGCAGGCGGTAGAATCGAGTCTGGCACCCGCGCCGCGTCCTGCCGCTGCCGATGAGCTTGCCCAGCTTTCCGCTGCGGTCAGCGCCCATCAGTTGCGCACGGTGCTGCTGGCGAGCCTCGACGGCGGCGCCGAGCCCCTGATGGTGATCGACCGGCTGCTCGAGGACGCGCTGATGGCCGGCCTCAGCGCCGTTGTGGTCGACGCCGGCAGCGGCGAGCCGAGTGCAGCGCCCGGGCTCACCGACCTGGCTGCCGAACACGCCGACTATGGCGACGTGATGCAGCGGGCCGGGGATAACCTTGCCGAGGTGCCGTGGGGCCGGCTCGACGCGCTCGACCGCCGCTCCTCGCGGCCGCTGACCATGGTCGAGGCGCTTGCCGACATCTATCACGTGGTGATCGTCGACACCGGTCGCGTCGGCCTCGCCTCCAACTTGCCGCTGTTCAGCGGCGCGAGGGCCAGCGTGGTGCTGGTGGCGAGCTCCGACAGCAATCCGGTCGCGGTGGGCGCCGCGCGCCGCGACATTGCCGCGCTGGGCTTCGAGGTCGGCCGGGTGGTGAGCCTGCCCACCGCCAGGGCGAACGTGGCATAG
- a CDS encoding polysaccharide deacetylase family protein → MASLKYRLIGAAFELLWASGTTHLIRKRSKARGVIFTLHRVLPDDPADFSPNAILQVKPDFLEYAIIRMRQLGFDIVDMDEAARRIEAEQAVRPFVVFSFDNAYRDNLRYALPVLRRQQCPFTLYVPTALVDGVGEVWWQALEDIVAAQNALAVTYAGDTEYYPTANLEEKQRAYAALYRRMRTMPEADRVKLIRDIAGQYGFDLRQQCRELIMDWSELRHFAADPLCTIGAHTVHHYELAKLSPTDARNEIEQSVRILKAQFGKTPLHLSYPFGASVSAGPREYGLARELGLRTAVTTRPGGLYAGHRHSLHALPRVSLNGLLQARRYVDVFATPAVFSMLPV, encoded by the coding sequence ATGGCAAGCCTCAAGTACAGGCTGATCGGCGCCGCGTTCGAACTATTGTGGGCGAGCGGCACGACGCACCTGATCCGCAAGCGTTCCAAAGCGCGCGGCGTGATCTTCACGCTGCATCGGGTGTTGCCCGATGATCCGGCAGATTTCTCGCCGAATGCAATCCTGCAGGTGAAGCCGGACTTCCTCGAATACGCCATCATCCGGATGCGGCAGCTCGGCTTCGATATCGTCGATATGGACGAAGCCGCGCGGCGGATCGAGGCGGAGCAGGCCGTCCGACCGTTCGTGGTGTTCAGCTTCGATAATGCCTACCGCGACAACCTGCGCTACGCCTTGCCTGTGCTGCGCCGGCAGCAATGCCCCTTCACCCTTTACGTGCCGACTGCGCTGGTCGACGGGGTAGGGGAGGTCTGGTGGCAGGCGCTGGAGGACATCGTCGCCGCCCAGAACGCTCTGGCCGTCACCTATGCCGGAGACACCGAGTATTACCCGACCGCCAATCTCGAGGAAAAACAGCGGGCCTATGCTGCGCTTTATCGCCGGATGCGCACCATGCCGGAGGCGGATCGGGTCAAGCTGATCCGCGACATCGCCGGACAGTACGGCTTTGATCTAAGGCAGCAGTGTCGCGAGCTGATCATGGATTGGAGCGAGCTCAGGCACTTTGCCGCCGATCCGCTCTGCACCATCGGCGCTCATACCGTGCATCACTACGAGCTCGCCAAGCTCTCGCCGACGGACGCACGCAACGAGATCGAGCAGTCGGTTCGCATCCTCAAGGCCCAGTTCGGCAAGACGCCGCTGCATCTCAGCTATCCGTTCGGCGCCAGTGTGTCGGCCGGCCCGCGGGAGTATGGTCTCGCGCGCGAGCTCGGGTTGCGTACGGCGGTGACCACCAGGCCGGGCGGGCTCTATGCCGGCCATCGGCATAGTCTGCACGCGCTGCCCCGGGTGTCCCTCAACGGCCTGTTACAGGCCCGGCGCTATGTCGACGTCTTCGCCACTCCGGCCGTGTTCTCAATGCTGCCGGTTTGA
- a CDS encoding UDP-N-acetylglucosamine 1-carboxyvinyltransferase, translated as MADLIVDGANPVSGTIRPSGNKNAVLPMLCATLLTDEEVTLTNVPEISDIDKLVEYFRSKGSRVQRSLEAQTLTIQHDFTAFATSDAELPVGIRAAVLLLAPVLLRSDHLIFDTEAKGCALGVREIDPHLDILERFGGTIAGTHPYRIERRNQIRGVDLWPDYASVTATETFVMIAALAHGTSTMNNAASEPHVQALCDMLAAMGADIDGIGTSRLTVRGVGKLSGTTARVPDDHHEVATFLAIGAVTGGRLTVETDMGPQLTLILRQFGKLGLEFEVEDGKVTATGWTRKVTEPYTAEMLPKIEAAPWPYFPADLLPHAIGISVGCTGDIMFWNKVYEGALGWSAELLKFGARVHLSDPHRLVVFGGNPLRPATVEAPYIIRVVVALLLAAIQIPGESRIKNADPIRRAYPHFVEKMTSLGAKVRWE; from the coding sequence ATGGCTGACCTCATTGTCGATGGCGCGAACCCGGTGTCCGGCACCATCCGCCCCTCAGGCAACAAGAACGCGGTGCTGCCCATGCTCTGCGCCACCCTGCTGACCGATGAGGAGGTGACGCTCACCAACGTCCCCGAAATCAGCGATATCGATAAGCTGGTCGAGTATTTCCGCTCCAAGGGCTCGCGCGTCCAGCGCAGCCTCGAGGCGCAGACGCTGACCATCCAGCACGACTTCACCGCCTTCGCGACTTCCGATGCCGAATTGCCGGTCGGCATCCGCGCCGCGGTGCTGCTCCTGGCCCCGGTGCTGCTGCGCAGCGATCATCTGATCTTCGACACCGAGGCCAAGGGCTGCGCGCTCGGCGTGCGCGAGATCGATCCGCATCTCGACATTCTCGAACGCTTCGGCGGCACTATCGCCGGCACCCACCCCTATCGCATCGAGCGTCGCAACCAGATCCGGGGCGTCGACCTCTGGCCGGATTATGCCTCGGTGACCGCCACCGAGACCTTCGTGATGATCGCGGCGCTGGCGCACGGCACCTCGACGATGAACAATGCCGCCTCCGAACCGCATGTGCAGGCGCTCTGCGACATGCTGGCGGCGATGGGCGCCGATATCGACGGCATCGGCACGTCGCGCCTGACGGTGCGCGGCGTCGGCAAGCTCTCGGGCACCACCGCCCGCGTCCCGGACGACCACCATGAAGTCGCGACCTTCCTCGCCATCGGCGCGGTGACCGGCGGCCGGCTGACTGTCGAGACCGACATGGGCCCGCAGCTGACGCTGATCCTGCGTCAGTTCGGCAAGCTCGGGCTGGAGTTCGAGGTCGAGGACGGCAAGGTCACCGCCACCGGCTGGACCCGCAAGGTCACCGAACCCTACACCGCCGAGATGCTGCCCAAGATCGAGGCGGCGCCCTGGCCATACTTCCCGGCCGACCTGCTGCCGCATGCCATCGGCATCTCGGTCGGCTGCACCGGCGACATCATGTTCTGGAACAAGGTCTATGAGGGGGCCCTCGGCTGGAGCGCCGAGCTGCTGAAATTCGGCGCCCGCGTCCATCTCTCCGACCCGCACCGCCTCGTGGTGTTCGGCGGCAATCCGCTGCGCCCGGCGACGGTCGAAGCCCCCTACATCATCCGCGTGGTCGTGGCGCTGCTGCTGGCGGCGATCCAGATCCCCGGCGAGTCGCGCATCAAGAACGCCGACCCGATCCGCCGCGCCTATCCGCACTTCGTCGAAAAGATGACCTCGCTCGGCGCCAAGGTGCGTTGGGAGTAA
- a CDS encoding DUF2842 domain-containing protein, giving the protein MSQSTRKLIGTVLILLSLVVWSTMGMWIYMSFLGATAWWLLIGFFAVMGMSWFYPATWIIRWMAKPDGE; this is encoded by the coding sequence ATGTCCCAATCCACCCGCAAGCTCATCGGCACCGTGCTGATCCTTCTCTCCCTGGTTGTCTGGTCGACCATGGGCATGTGGATCTACATGAGCTTTCTCGGCGCCACCGCCTGGTGGCTGCTCATCGGCTTTTTCGCGGTGATGGGAATGAGCTGGTTCTACCCCGCCACCTGGATCATCCGCTGGATGGCGAAGCCGGACGGGGAGTAG
- a CDS encoding COX15/CtaA family protein gives MALSATAQSATPTTPAADRLRPVRLWLYGMALLVLIMVVVGGATRLTESGLSITSWKPISGAIPPLSDADWRAEFEAYKEIPQGVQNSWMGIEDFKSIFWWEWAHRFLGRVIGFAFAIPFAVFLFQRRFNWSLAAPLAGLFVLGGFQGFLGWWMVSSGLSELTSVSQYRLAAHLGAASLLFIALIWVARRLEPARPTSAAGWPVWGLLILILIQIVAGAFVAGLDAGMGYNTWPLMDGALIPHGLDVIEPFWKNLFENTLTVQFIHRMIAYAVVLYVGWLLWRQSKRGGFGGVHGWLPRISLLIVLQVGLGIATLLSMVPISLALGHQALAFMLAGLVTAYLADTTPRRMA, from the coding sequence TTGGCTCTCAGCGCAACAGCACAATCCGCCACACCGACCACGCCCGCCGCCGATCGGCTGCGGCCGGTCCGCCTCTGGCTCTACGGCATGGCGCTGCTGGTGTTGATCATGGTGGTGGTCGGCGGCGCGACGCGACTGACCGAGTCCGGTTTGTCGATCACCTCATGGAAGCCGATTTCGGGCGCCATCCCGCCGCTCAGCGATGCCGACTGGCGGGCCGAGTTCGAGGCCTACAAGGAGATCCCGCAGGGCGTGCAGAACTCCTGGATGGGGATCGAGGACTTCAAGTCGATCTTCTGGTGGGAGTGGGCGCACCGCTTCCTCGGCCGCGTCATCGGCTTCGCCTTCGCCATTCCGTTCGCGGTGTTCCTGTTCCAGCGCCGCTTCAACTGGAGCCTCGCTGCGCCGCTCGCCGGGCTGTTCGTCCTCGGCGGCTTCCAGGGCTTTCTCGGCTGGTGGATGGTGTCGTCCGGCCTGTCGGAACTGACCTCGGTGTCGCAATATCGTCTGGCCGCGCATCTGGGAGCTGCATCGCTGCTGTTCATCGCGCTGATCTGGGTAGCGCGCCGGCTGGAGCCTGCCAGGCCCACCAGTGCCGCCGGGTGGCCCGTCTGGGGGCTGCTGATCCTCATCCTGATCCAGATCGTCGCCGGCGCCTTCGTCGCCGGACTCGATGCCGGCATGGGCTACAATACCTGGCCGCTGATGGACGGGGCACTGATCCCGCACGGACTCGATGTCATCGAGCCGTTCTGGAAGAACCTGTTCGAAAACACCCTGACCGTGCAGTTCATCCACAGGATGATCGCCTACGCGGTGGTGCTCTATGTCGGCTGGCTGCTCTGGCGGCAGTCTAAGCGGGGCGGCTTCGGTGGCGTGCATGGCTGGCTGCCGCGCATCTCGCTGCTCATCGTGCTGCAGGTGGGCCTCGGCATCGCGACGCTCCTCAGCATGGTGCCGATCTCGCTGGCGCTCGGCCATCAGGCCTTGGCCTTCATGCTTGCCGGGTTGGTGACGGCCTATCTGGCGGATACCACTCCGCGCCGGATGGCATAG
- the rplM gene encoding 50S ribosomal protein L13, which produces MSTYTAKPDEIQKKWILIDAKDLVVGRVASIIAMRLRGKHLPTYTPHMDTGDHVVVINADKVKLTGKKLDQRRFFWHTGHPGGIKDRTQRQLLEGRFPERVLENAVRRMIPEGPLGRKQYGNLRVYAGETHPHEAQSPVKLDVASFNTKNVRAK; this is translated from the coding sequence ATGAGCACCTACACGGCGAAGCCGGACGAGATCCAGAAGAAGTGGATCCTGATCGACGCCAAGGATCTGGTGGTTGGCCGTGTCGCCTCCATCATCGCCATGCGTCTGCGTGGCAAGCACCTGCCCACCTACACCCCGCACATGGACACCGGCGACCACGTCGTCGTGATCAATGCCGACAAGGTAAAGCTGACCGGCAAGAAGCTCGATCAGCGCCGGTTCTTCTGGCACACCGGGCACCCGGGTGGCATCAAGGACCGTACCCAGCGTCAGCTGCTCGAGGGGCGTTTCCCCGAGCGCGTGCTGGAGAACGCCGTCCGCCGCATGATCCCGGAAGGCCCGCTTGGCCGCAAGCAGTACGGCAACCTGCGCGTCTATGCCGGTGAGACTCACCCGCATGAAGCCCAGTCGCCCGTGAAGCTCGACGTCGCTTCGTTCAACACCAAGAATGTGAGGGCCAAGTAA
- the rpsI gene encoding 30S ribosomal protein S9 has protein sequence MAETINSLEDLGAANVAAVAADAPVHVQKLDAQGRAYATGKRKNAIARVWVKPGNGKITVNGKEFNAFFARPVLQMVLQQPIVAAARVDQYDVVATVSGGGLSGQAGAVRHGISKALTYYEPELRGVLKAGGFLTRDSRVVERKKYGKAKARRSFQFSKR, from the coding sequence ATGGCCGAGACCATCAATTCGCTCGAAGATCTGGGCGCTGCCAACGTCGCCGCTGTTGCGGCCGACGCTCCCGTGCACGTGCAGAAGCTCGACGCTCAGGGCCGCGCCTACGCGACCGGCAAGCGCAAGAACGCCATCGCCCGCGTGTGGGTGAAGCCGGGCAACGGCAAGATCACCGTCAACGGCAAGGAGTTCAACGCCTTCTTCGCCCGTCCGGTGCTCCAGATGGTGCTGCAGCAGCCGATCGTCGCTGCGGCGCGCGTCGACCAGTACGATGTGGTCGCCACCGTTTCGGGCGGCGGTCTGTCGGGCCAGGCGGGCGCTGTCCGTCACGGCATCTCCAAGGCGCTCACCTACTATGAGCCCGAGCTGCGCGGCGTGCTGAAGGCCGGCGGTTTCCTCACCCGCGACAGCCGCGTGGTCGAGCGCAAGAAGTACGGCAAGGCCAAGGCCCGTCGTTCCTTCCAGTTCTCCAAGCGCTAA
- a CDS encoding DUF2264 domain-containing protein codes for MGSPFMPDLGWFRYRPAPRYSNAADSELAQLFATGASAEPRYEALVRYFLRGFLAAATPDYERAQYRGMGSSHGYGVAGVEGFARTAPLFAAWIAGGRNPVFSGLPGVGSVDLMDLLASAFTVGSDPQHRGYWGTPSDFSQILVEASDIAIALWLVRDSVWPLLRQSVQSNLLGWLRLAAIADRPTNNWLLFGATAAAVAATLEGRPVPSLPGYERFKPLYLGHGWFSDSATGRVVDYYNVWGITYQLAFLHLIQPDYDRRFLHDAVLASADLTAHLISPLGIPIMGRSVCYRTAAAAPLSVATLLDPDAARLGLARRANDCVWRYFLAHGAVRGGTLTQGYFGDDPRVLDSYSGPGSSHWGLRSVIPLLLHSPGSPYWSAPEKPLPVEVGDYRLDLPELGWVVEGEQSSGDIRIVIPLNRGNSPALERYTWRHRLGELRRRRARRPNNRPAAYDAEAYSALAPTP; via the coding sequence ATGGGCTCGCCGTTCATGCCTGATCTGGGATGGTTTCGCTACCGTCCGGCGCCCCGCTATTCGAACGCGGCGGACTCCGAGCTGGCCCAGCTCTTCGCAACCGGCGCGTCCGCCGAACCCCGGTACGAGGCACTGGTGCGGTATTTCCTCAGAGGTTTCCTCGCCGCTGCAACACCCGATTACGAGCGCGCGCAGTACCGTGGCATGGGCAGTTCCCACGGCTATGGAGTAGCGGGGGTCGAAGGCTTCGCGCGCACCGCGCCACTGTTCGCGGCCTGGATCGCCGGCGGGCGCAATCCGGTATTCTCCGGACTGCCAGGCGTCGGGAGCGTCGATCTCATGGACCTGCTCGCCTCGGCCTTCACCGTGGGCTCCGACCCGCAACACCGCGGTTACTGGGGTACTCCAAGCGACTTCAGCCAGATTCTCGTGGAAGCCAGCGATATCGCGATTGCGCTATGGCTGGTGCGCGACAGTGTGTGGCCGCTGCTGCGACAGTCCGTGCAGTCGAACCTGCTCGGCTGGTTGCGGCTTGCGGCAATCGCAGATCGCCCGACGAACAACTGGCTGCTATTCGGTGCGACGGCCGCGGCAGTCGCCGCCACACTTGAAGGGCGCCCGGTCCCCAGCCTGCCTGGCTATGAGCGCTTCAAGCCACTCTACCTCGGACATGGCTGGTTCTCGGACTCGGCCACGGGGCGGGTGGTCGACTACTACAATGTGTGGGGCATCACCTACCAGTTGGCGTTTCTCCACCTGATCCAGCCTGACTACGACCGACGGTTCCTGCATGATGCGGTGCTGGCTTCCGCAGATCTTACGGCGCACCTGATCAGCCCGCTTGGCATTCCGATCATGGGCCGCAGCGTCTGCTATCGCACGGCCGCGGCTGCCCCCCTGTCGGTTGCCACCCTACTCGATCCCGATGCCGCAAGGCTTGGTCTTGCGCGACGCGCCAACGACTGCGTCTGGCGGTATTTCCTTGCACACGGAGCGGTCCGAGGCGGCACGCTGACGCAAGGCTATTTCGGCGACGATCCGCGCGTCCTCGACAGCTATTCCGGACCGGGCAGCAGCCACTGGGGACTTCGTTCGGTGATCCCACTATTGCTGCATTCACCAGGTTCTCCCTACTGGTCGGCCCCCGAGAAGCCGCTGCCGGTGGAAGTGGGAGATTATCGGCTCGACTTGCCCGAGTTGGGCTGGGTGGTCGAAGGCGAGCAGTCCTCGGGAGATATCCGGATCGTCATTCCGCTCAACCGAGGAAACAGTCCGGCGCTGGAGCGCTACACCTGGCGGCACCGGCTCGGCGAGTTGCGCCGGCGGCGGGCGCGTCGGCCAAACAACCGCCCCGCGGCCTATGATGCAGAAGCCTACTCCGCCCTCGCTCCTACCCCTTGA
- a CDS encoding glycosyltransferase family 4 protein gives MPQPKTVLIVTDAWHPQINGVVRSIELVIREMEQRGITVKLLTPNEFKTFPMPGYGEIRLSRTLMKPVYARIEAAAPDAIHIATEGPLGIMARRWCRKRRFAFSTAYHTQFPEYLRARLPVPLHWSYRFLRWFHGAAKYCLVGTPHLKTLLERRGFTNAVIWQKGVDTELFNPARREPLAYDGPVFLYVGRVAVEKNIDAFVSLDLPGTKLVVGGGPSLDKLKAEYPDVVFVGPRQGEELARLFASADVFVFPSRTDTFGLVLLEALASGTPVAAFPVTGPIDVIGDAPVGVLDNDLKAAALRALDVSRDQCRAYAEQFSWAASTDQFLRYLPVKGDAHSL, from the coding sequence ATGCCGCAGCCCAAGACCGTTCTCATCGTCACCGATGCCTGGCACCCGCAGATCAACGGGGTGGTGCGCTCGATCGAGCTGGTGATCAGGGAGATGGAGCAGCGCGGCATCACGGTGAAGCTCTTGACCCCGAACGAGTTCAAGACCTTTCCGATGCCGGGCTATGGCGAAATCCGCCTCAGCCGCACACTGATGAAGCCGGTTTACGCGCGGATCGAAGCTGCTGCGCCGGATGCCATTCATATCGCCACCGAAGGCCCGCTCGGCATCATGGCGCGGCGCTGGTGCAGGAAGCGTCGTTTCGCCTTCTCGACCGCTTATCATACCCAGTTCCCCGAATACCTGCGCGCCCGGTTGCCGGTACCGCTGCACTGGAGCTATCGGTTCCTGCGCTGGTTCCACGGCGCGGCGAAATACTGCCTCGTCGGCACGCCGCACCTGAAGACGCTGCTGGAGCGGCGCGGCTTCACCAATGCGGTGATCTGGCAGAAAGGCGTCGATACCGAGCTGTTCAATCCGGCGCGGCGCGAGCCGCTGGCCTATGACGGACCGGTGTTTCTCTATGTCGGCCGTGTCGCGGTGGAAAAGAACATCGACGCGTTCGTTTCGCTCGATTTGCCCGGCACCAAGCTGGTGGTCGGGGGAGGACCAAGCCTCGACAAGCTGAAGGCCGAGTACCCCGATGTGGTGTTCGTCGGCCCCAGGCAGGGCGAGGAACTGGCCCGCCTTTTCGCTTCGGCCGATGTGTTCGTCTTTCCGTCCAGGACCGACACCTTCGGCCTGGTGCTGCTCGAGGCGCTGGCCAGCGGCACACCTGTGGCGGCGTTCCCGGTGACCGGGCCGATCGACGTAATCGGCGATGCGCCGGTCGGTGTGCTCGACAACGACCTGAAGGCTGCGGCCCTCCGCGCCCTCGACGTATCCCGCGACCAGTGCCGTGCCTATGCCGAGCAGTTCTCCTGGGCTGCGAGCACCGATCAGTTTCTGCGCTACCTCCCGGTGAAGGGCGATGCTCATTCGCTTTGA
- a CDS encoding autorepressor SdpR family transcription factor, producing MGINAVFEALSHPVRREILQLLRSGPMSAGALAEHFTLSKPTLSVHFAKLKEAELVAVERQGTSLIYHLNMSILEEALSNLLSFREPKP from the coding sequence ATGGGTATCAATGCCGTCTTCGAAGCGCTGTCGCACCCTGTCCGCCGGGAGATCCTGCAGCTCCTGCGGTCCGGGCCGATGTCGGCCGGTGCGCTGGCCGAACATTTCACTCTGAGCAAGCCGACGCTGTCGGTGCACTTCGCCAAGCTCAAGGAGGCCGAGCTGGTCGCCGTCGAGCGGCAGGGCACCAGCCTGATCTACCACCTCAACATGTCCATTCTCGAAGAGGCGCTGTCCAACCTCCTCAGCTTCAGGGAACCCAAGCCATGA
- a CDS encoding SdpI family protein produces the protein MSPFFTPVRIALLVALVVAFVGGLMLVPAGTMLPVHWGPSGEADGFLPREWALLVPLLMVAVVWAILVALNRFARPSDLAAGRHSYGVVVTAITGLALVLEVATVLIGIGVPVNMVQMLGFALGALLVVLGNVLPKSQPNTFAGIRLPTTLNDPANWQATHRLTGWLCIVSGLVLIVAAALLPAPFLIWWLLGCVFVPILVGVVYSLGYSRRQRS, from the coding sequence ATGAGCCCGTTCTTTACTCCGGTCCGCATCGCATTGCTCGTCGCGCTGGTCGTGGCTTTCGTCGGCGGCCTGATGCTGGTGCCCGCGGGCACGATGCTGCCGGTGCATTGGGGGCCGAGCGGCGAGGCCGACGGTTTCCTGCCGCGCGAGTGGGCGCTGCTCGTGCCGCTTCTGATGGTGGCGGTGGTCTGGGCGATCCTGGTTGCGCTCAACCGCTTCGCGAGGCCGTCCGACCTTGCCGCGGGGCGGCACAGCTACGGCGTAGTGGTTACCGCGATCACCGGATTGGCACTGGTCCTGGAGGTGGCGACGGTGCTGATCGGCATCGGCGTGCCTGTCAACATGGTCCAGATGCTGGGCTTTGCCTTGGGGGCGCTGCTGGTGGTGCTCGGCAACGTCCTGCCGAAGTCCCAGCCCAACACCTTCGCCGGTATCCGGCTACCGACGACGCTGAACGATCCGGCCAACTGGCAGGCCACGCACCGGCTGACCGGCTGGCTCTGCATCGTCTCAGGGCTGGTGCTGATCGTTGCAGCAGCTCTGCTGCCGGCGCCCTTCCTGATCTGGTGGCTGCTCGGCTGTGTGTTCGTGCCGATCCTGGTCGGCGTGGTGTATTCGCTCGGCTATTCACGCCGACAGCGCTCTTGA